AGCCATCATCACAGGAGCCGTCTTCCTTCAGACTGCGGCAGGCATAGGTAATGGCATAGTTATCATAGTCAGTGTCAATCACCCAGTAGTTGTCCCCTGAAACATCAGAACACACGTTTGTCACAGTGGGCTAAACAGAGAGGAGGGGATCCTTCCACAGGGAAACACCTCGATTCAACAACGGCAGGGATAGCTTCCCAGAGGATCTAATCTTACCTCCTACGTCCAGTTTATCTCCACACCATGAAATGAAGAACTGGGACAAACACAGGGAATCCTTAGGTCATTTTGTTCCCCATGACGCTCAGTGCATTTTTGACCTTTGTTTCTTAGGCTAGAAGTACTAGGAGGACTAGGATTTTCTAGGTtttcaatgacaaaaaaattctctttatcTTGCTTGCTCAAGTGTGGTAGGAGCAAGGACATACAGATTAAATTTAGGACATGCATATTAAATTTTGGGTATACAGATTACATTTCCTATTCAGGAAGCCTCAGCAAAACATGcctcctgttttccagccttGCTTAACTAAGTTTCTTTTGGTGTGGCTTGCTTCCAGCACTGAGTGTACTTCTTTTGAATGCATTGGCAGGCCAGATCCTTTCAACTTCCACAGCTGGAgtcccacagctctgggacacTCAGACAAAAAGGATGGGATTTTGCAGTGTGCATAGTTGAGGTTCAGCATGAGCAGTTTCTTTCTGCAAAGGGGATTTCAGTTTACAGCTCCATTTCTTTGAGTCCAGCTGTGTCTGTCTCAGGAGAACAGCCTTGCTGCTGGGAGTGCAAATGTGGGTCCTCAAGTCTCCTCCTGTTTGCTATGAGGAGTACAAGGGTTATTGACCTCAGCATTTTATAATGCCCACAGTGGGGGCCAGGAACTATGTTTCCCTATGTTCAACACCTCAGTTGGCTGTACaaaatctgtgtgtgtggcCGAGTGTCTCTAAACTGCAATTCCTGGTAGTGTATATGGTGTATAAGTGGGGTCTCTGTGGGCTCTCAATCCTGCCCCTTCTGTGCAGGTAAAATGCACCACTTTGTACAGCATTCCCCTGAAAAAAGGATGCTCTGTCTCCACTTGTAGCAGTCTGAGCTGAACTGTTTCTCTTGCTCACGTTTTCAAACACACATTTGGGCAGTCGTAAGCAGTTGCCCCAcatcagagggctggagaagTTCACTTACCACCACTGGAAAGGTAGCTGGCCAGTCCCTGGTAGGTCATGTACATTTTTGCTGGAGTGGTTGGGTCAGGTACTGTATACTGGGCAGCCATGTCAGCACAGATCACCCAAAAACTGCAATGAGATCGGTGAGATTCAAGGTAAAAGCTGGCATCATGTGAGCTTCAAATGGGTGTCCCTCACTCAAGACTTGGGCATAACTGCCTCAGGCACGGGCATGGCCTTTCTTAATGCAAGGTCAGTGTTTGTCATTAAGTAATGCAGATCTGACATAAACACACATCCCCCCATCACTGACAGTGCATTGCTGCTGTCTAGTTACTAACACTGCTGTAGTATTATTCTGTGCCTGGGACAGCACCTTGGCCCTCCTTCAGTTCAGCAGGATTTTTACCACCCATTTTTGTACATGCAGACAGTCATCAAGCAAAACAATGAACATGATTTCTTGGCTCCCCTGCTAGCAGCCTGCAGAGTGAGCTGACCTGCATTTGGGCACATTTGGGGTCATTCACTGTGTCcccaggcagaggcagggagTTGGCTCTCCTCTCTTTAATGCTTCCTAGCACtactggcacagggatgtgtATTACAAGGGCAGTAATAATTACAGCCCCTCTATTAAACTAGTGAAAAGCCATCACACAACCTTTGAAAACCCTGTAGGTGCCCATTTCTTCCAATGCACTATTCTGGCTGGTATCTGTTTGCTTTGAGTAGTAACCACGGTTTAGCTTAGTTTGTCAAGCATTGCCTGGGTTTgtgaaaccacagaaaaatctTCATTCTCTTTCTTGGTCAGGCTGTGCTTCCCCTTTATTCTACCTTTGCAGGAATAAAATTCCCAGCAGCCTTGAGACCCCCTGCTTGGTTTCTGGAGTCCTTTCAGGAATATTCCCACTTCCACTGTGTGGCCTGCCTGCAAAGCTTCATTTGCCTCTTCCCAAAATCTCCTGAAGTGTTGTGCTATTAGGAATTCTGAGGTTCGTAGTCACCTGCTAGTGCTATCCTACTGGAAGCcccagattttcttttctgcactCAGAAAGCTATTTAATCCCTTTACATGCTGTAATTCCTTGTAGTAATCATGACCAACAGGCAAAACTCTTAAGCCTCTTGCCATCTGTTCGCTCGGGCATTGTAATGGCATCTCAAGGTTAACCACATATTTTCCTCAGAAATCTGTCCAACACTGTGCTGAGAGGTCTGTGAAAGTAATGATCACTTGCACTCCTCTATTTCCCCTGAGCCACTCAGGGAAACGAGAGCTGTCCTGCCCTTGCAGCCCTACAGCCTTAACTAGCTCACTCCCTTGTTGCAATACATTTGCTTAACCACTCCATCATGCAAGATTTGTATTAATTGTTGACTTTATGAAGTAATTTAGTGATGGATCCCAAACCTGAGCCAAGATGAGAACTAACCCAGGACTCAAAAGTGTCTAACCTCTAGCTTCTAATATCATACATTGCCTAGGCTTCTCTATTTGCTGAAGAAAACCCAGTTATGTTCTGTGCTCAGGATAGATCGCCATCACATCACCATGTCCCCCTCAACCAGTACCTCTTGGCAGCAGTAAGAGCTGAAAGTCAAGAGAGCTCACCCAAAAAGCTTCACTCGGCCTTTGGAAGATGCTGTCATTGTGCCGTCTTCCTCCACGGTGTATTCAGCAGAGATGTTGTCCTGGAGGAAAAGGCCTTCTGGATCCTTCTTGGCCAGGGCATACCATTTCCCTGCATACTAACATGAAAGTATATTAATATCTGAATTAATCACCATGCCCAGATCAGTACAAAATCAATTTTGTGATCATCGTGCCTTTCTAACTCTGTGTTGTCTGGACAGTGGAGAAAGTCTGAGTTTGGATGGGTATGCAGCACACAGGTCTTGTAGCACTCTCTGATGAACCCTTGCCTCTGTGCCAAAAGGAGTAGGTTTAGCAGCTCTGCAATGCTGTGTGCATGTACTAGTTGTCAAGTGAGACATTCCTGTCACAATGCCCCACACTGAAAGTTTCTCCCATCCTAAGACAACCTGCTGAGGGTCAGGCTGGTTCTTCCTTATTCCTGTTCAGGCATCTCCTCATCCTTGGAAGATGCCATCAACAATACCCAATTGGAGCCACAAAGACCTTAGCAGGCTGGCTGGAAACACTCTTTATGACTGCCAGGGGCCACAGCTGATCTCTGACAGTGAAAAGGGTCTGCCCAGCAAAGCGGAAAATGGTAATGATGTGCTCAATGACAAGGAGAGGATGTTTTGGGGAGAGTAGCAACAGAGAGAAATTGAATGAGattaagaggaagaaaatgtctATGAAAGAATGTCTATGAAAGAAATGAGTCTCTGAAAATGTACAAGCAGTATctagcaaaatgaaaacaagatcTGAACAGGTgactgacagacaggagacccTTAAAAGTTAACATTACTCGTAAAATACTGAGAAAAGCAGAAGCTAGAGCTGTGTTAAATTTGATTCTCCAGTGAAGTTAATGAGATGTTTGGCAAGTTATGTGCTTAAGCCTGAAACAAGTTCATCGTTCCCAAATACAGAAGCCTGAGCAAAAGCTTTGACTTTTTAAAACTGGGATGTTCCCAAACCACTCCCCAGACATGGGTCCAGCAAAGCCAGTCTTGTACAGAGGAAGTGCTTGCCACATCCTAGCTGCATATGCGTGTGATGTTTGCTGAGCATTACTTAAAATAGGTATTGGCACACAAGTCTGGACCTTTCCAACAGCATGTTAGTCCTCACTTCCTTCTCAGAGGCCAGATAATGTGTTTAAATAAGAGTCAATGTTCAGGACACCAAACTAGTTATGATTTCAGTGTGCTATGACTCCCGAAACTTACTGATGCAAGTACCTCAGAGCGTATGTTTTGAGCTTTCTCCCTGATGTTGATCTAAATTGTTTCATTCATGAGACTGCTCAAAGCTGAAATTTGTTTCATGTGTTGAGCTAACAGAACATGACATCTAACAGAGTAACATTCCTGACTTTCAATCCCTCTTTTACCATAATATTCAGAAGGTTACACAGCACTGAGGAAAGCAAACTACAGGAACAGCATCTATAAGACAGCATACAAAAGAAGTTAACTTTttggtgaagaacctctttagATTAACTTGACTCATAACCTGGAAAAACAGTTTGTATATAAAGTTTCTTCACATATACTATTGAAGTAACTGTAATTACCCTTTTTGGATCAAAATTgtctttcacagagaaagacTCCACTGCACAGGTCTGAGCTAGGCTATCTTCAACAGTGGAGAAGATCGAGGCCAGAAAAACATACTGTGTGTATTTCATTctgcaagacaaaagcaaacATGGAGTTTTATTTCATGCAGTAGTTGGAGGTAGCAAGTGCTATGCCTACAGATGCATTTCcctcattttaaaattagtttctttCCATACTGAGTAGACTACCAACTCCTTCACTGAGAAATTACTGAGTTATTGTGGTACCTAAATTCAGGAAAACTGAACATCAACAGCAATTATTTTGCAAGAGTATTTTGCTTGCCAGGAGTAATATTGCAGTTCACGGTATTCCTACATTATAATTGAAACCAGACTACAAATAAGGTTGGTAAGATTTGataaaaattgaaatgttttgaattttgttttcacaggaaggaaaatgttcTGGTGAGCTCTGCTAAAGCATTGTAGGGTGTAAAATACACATTGGTATTGCCTGCCTTCCGATCATTCCTTCTGTAAACATGATGTATAATATTAATTTGCTAGAGGCTTGATCTGTCATTGCAGAACCACCACTAGGTGCCCTTGGCATTTTTTAGTCTCCTTGGGTATCCCAGCTCATCCATATCCCAGCATATTTCTCAGACTTTGGGAAGGGAGCATCTTCATGTTACATTCTTGCAAAGTATTTGACCCTGAATACCTGTCCTGATGCCAAGACAAAACTGTTACCTGAAACACCCATGCAGCTACTCTGTTCCTAGCTGCTGCCATGCAAGGTGCACTTCCCTGCTGCAATACATGCTAATCTGGTCCACCTCTGCTGAATAGAGACCTACCTGGTTGGGGTAGAGATGTTGGAGGTCCTTGAGACTACTCTGCTTCAGTCTTTGGGCTGCAGGTAGCCGGAGAGTTTTGTGTCAACTGCCCTCCAGCTGCCTTTAAATAAGGAATCTGCAAAGTCACTAATTGGTTATTTTTGCTCTTGTGCCTGAATAAAACACTTAATCTTGGATAATCCATTATGTAAAAACCAACTTTAATCCTCACACTGGTGGGTCTGACTGCTATAGTAATACAAACACAGCCTTTACATAATGGAAAAGCTGCCCAGAAAGCCAATAAATCTGCTGATTTGTTTGTACCACACCTTTGTCTCATTGAAATCTTTCTGCTTCTAACACATGTTAGGAAAATAAGCCCAAAGCATTAATCAGAGAAACACTTGGACTGTACATACTCAGCTGCAGAGTCACGTGTTTGAGTTTGACAACATTCATGGAGTAGATACACAATTAGCTCTTCTGATACCTGCATCATCAAATTACTGTTATCCTTGCAAAAATAGAAGGATGTTATGCATTACCTACGGGGGGAGGGAACAAAGAAGTgccaaaatacagatttttgcCTTCATGTTTTCACATCGAAATCTTGGAGTCCCCAGTTCTGTTGTGCACTGCAACAATTTTATTCACATTCTTCCCAGTTAATTCTGTCTACATTTCCAATTACATAAATGCTATAGCTCTCTCCTTACCTAAAAGTTCTTCCTAGAAGCCTTTCATGGGGatacaataaaatacaaaaggatgagaaagcagaaagtaccagaaaaatatttttggcagCAAACCATGACTGTCATTCTCAAGTGCCGAAAGAATTTCCCCAActgcagaggctgctcctgTACTCCTTCTCCCAGGCTCACTTGGGAGATCTAAGACTTCAGACGCTCAGCTAGGACCTGCCAGCAGTAGCAGTTACTTCTCCTGGGCTGCTAGGCTGCCTTGGACGTAACCACTAGGAATAACTCTATAGTTCCAAAGTAAGTTCCTGGGAGTAAGCCCAGGAAGTCCTGGCCCTTTTGGTTCTGATTCAATGATCTGGACATTCAGCCTTCTGGATGTGGCTGGATATCACTTACTGCCACTTGCCCAGGAATTCCTGAACAGAAACATGCAACCTTAGCCTGTAGCTGGTGTGAACTGTGTTGCTTTCAAGGCAGTTTGTTTAGTATTGCCAATTGTCTGGGAAAGACTGTCCTTGCTTGATGCCAGAGAACACTTTTATTTGGCCTCTGTGCAGCTTCCATGTATACTTCAGAGGAAGACAATGGTACTTTGCGTGCAGTACGGTGACTGAATGTTCTCTGTTATTCCATCTATGTGTCTTCAAAGGCAACCTGGGCAAGTTCACAGGGGAATGAACTGCTGGTAAGTGGGACTGCTTGACTGCTTGAAGAGTCTCATAAAAAGTAACTCCTTAAACTGCATTTCAGGGCTAGATGTagaactgtgcttttccacCCTAACATGGGAATATGACAAAGAACAAACTAAAGTGTTTTCTGTAAGTTAGAGGGCTTCCAAACCCTTATCACTTCATCTGTTTCCAACAAAACAGATTAGTTTACGTCCATGTTGAGACACAGGTGACACCCGAAGCCATGCTTAGATGACCATTTAATCTCCTGGGGATTAGACACATGCTAATAATAGCTAATCACAGCACAAGATTTTGGTTGGTGAGCTTAACATCTGTCACTGCATTATTTGCTGTTTGGAgcaagaacaaagcaaaatgaaattgaCCTTCATTTTCACAATTTTATGGTCATTTGTACtaggcagaggaaaaaaaataaaggatggAATCAAAGTATTGAACTGTATTCCTGGGCTTGTTGAATTTGATGTAACATGAAACAGATTTTACAAGAACAAAGGTGCCCTGCAGGATTTGGTTGTCAAAGAAGACATTCAAGAGCCCATTCCAGACCTGTTCATCAAAATTTGCTGTTCTTTAACAAAAAAGGTGGCATGGTCATTCAGTGTACTGAGCTCAGCATGTGAGTAACTGGTAGTTTTAATTACCTGCAGTAAAACAGGTGTGCAGATGAGATGATTgatcttattttcttccctatCCTTGAAATATGTCAGCAGCAGTTTTGGATTTCCTACCCCTAACAGGTCCCCCTTCTTCTGTCTTATTATTTGAGTAAGCTTTGGGTAAACTGCTCTGGGAATTACTGCAACTGCTCTGCCATCTCAGATTTAGCAACATGTGTTGCTAGCTCAGCAGCCGATGGCACGGTATGGGATCTCTAAATAGCCTCCTGCATCAGGCATTAAGTTCCCTACTGTCTTGCAGGCAATCAAGCTGTGGGCTTCTTTGCCAGGGTGATGGAGAACAACTACATGGACATGCATTCTGAGTCACCCTTGACTGCTATTGTAGTGGTTATTGCACCATAAGTTGTGAGGATTTCATGCTCTGGCTTTAGATCTAATTTGTGCTGCTGAGGATGTTAGGCTCCTTTACTGGAGTGTCATATGCTTGTACCTGTATTGCTCGAGAACACACACTCCAGTCCCAGATTTGCCAAGGACTGAGAAGACGGTGACAGTCTGCTCCACTCCTTCATCAGGGTGGAAGGCAGGAGAAATAAGGCTTCCCCATAGTGGGACACCACATGAAGGCTGTGGGCATAGATGTCTTCAGTTTCTGTGACTTCTGCTCAGAAAGTACACTGAAGAGAGTAATGCAATACAGACAAAGAGGAAATTGTTTGCAGTTTGTTCCTCTGTGGTTCAAGGGTAAGGTTCTCAGGTGTGTTACATCGTTAGATTGAAAAGGAGTCATAAATCACTGCCATTTGACTTTCAAGGCAACATTCAAAAGCCTCACAGTTTTAAGTGTGAGGAACTGAAAGGCACCTTTTGCTTCAGAAGTATGATAATGTAATTCTTGTTAAATGTATGACTGACAGTTGGCAAAGCAGGGACTCACATGCTCCCATACGCACAATGCATCTCAGACAAAGACACACACTTGTATCCCTGTTCTCAAGAAAAAACAGAGGGCTGGTCAAGGCACAGAGGAGTCAAGGagcctcagcttctctgccATGATGAGTAGTCAGCCTGGAGTGAATGATTTTCTCAGGGCCATTGGCAAGGTCTTTCCAGAAAAATTAAGTAGAAGGCTCTCTCCCAAACCCTTTGGCATCTTGCTGCCTTGGTTGAACAGGGTGAATGCAGAGCTGGCTAAAATCTCTGCTGCAGTGGGATTTTAACACACAACGATCTGCTGGCCAAAGAGGCAGAGTAGATAGTTTTGTGCCATCTACTGGTTTCTGCACAACTGTATGGGTGACAGTTGCAGCTTGGTCAGTGAGCTGCTGGCTTTCACTCTCCAAAATGTGAGAGTTTCCCAAATGGCCTGTTGCAAATCTCTACCAAAAGACTATTCAGGCCTGAGGCAACCTCATCATGAAGGGACCTTTTATTGGCCATCAGCTAAAAAGGTGAAcattttggttgttgttttgtagTATTTACTATAAGGCATACTATTGACATATCTCCATACATATCTAGTATTTACTACTACTGAACTGATCCATTTGCAGGCATTGGCAGGTTTATAAATTTTACTTGCAACAGTTGTTTAAATacaatatttgtctttttcatgCCAAGCTGCCATTCCTGGAGGGCAGAGATCAGCCCTTTGAGAACAAGAAGGCTGGAGAGTCTGCCATTTCAAAGTGGACAAGGACAGTGGCATCTGCAAACATGAATGGAGTTCTGCTCTCTGGAGATAAGGTCTTTACACTTGGAGAGACCTGTGGGATATCTCTATGCCCTGAACCCATTCTTCTTCCGGAGCAAGACAGGAAGGAGATTGTTCATTTTAGGCAGCAGTACCCTCTCCCACATTTTGCAGTGAGGTAACAGACCAGAGTTCCCTGGTGTTATTCCCAGAATGCATTCCAAAATCAAGAGACACAGAGGGTATGTGAATATCCCTGCATATAgtattctgtttccttttctattcATGCAACAGAAAGAGCTTAACACCAAAAATGCAGGAATAAATCTATTGGCTCTAATTTGTGGCAAAGCATGATGTAACAGGAGACCATATGTCTGTATGTTGCAGACAGTAAGAGCTGCCTCCAGATTATTACACCAGATTACTCCAATGGGATATATACAGCTCCTTACATAGTATACATCTCAAGGTGCTTTACAAAAGTGATATTGCTGGCACAGAGCTTGAGTAGTTATGGATAAGCCAGGATGTCCATGCCAGCCCTGATGATGGATTTAAAAGCTAAAACCAGAAGCACAAATTACAAAAGCCAAGGAAATCTGTATGTGCACACAGTCAAAAGCCATTAGCTGGGCACACAGCCCTAGTAGGCATTAGAGGACACGATTTCCATCTGCAACAGAAGGTGTAAGGAGGGAAGGTTTAGGTCAGAGCATCTCTCCAGATTCCAAGAGGAGGGAGGTTGTAAACATAAGACTGATTAGGGAGTCACAGAGCTAGAGAATAAACAAAGTGTTTCACATACAACTGCATTTCAGCTTTCTATCTCTTCTTCTTCTGCAGGAGAAACAGGTGGAAACATGTGGCTTCAGAAAAGAACTGTGAGGGGTTTTCTAAGCTGTCAAAgatgataaaattatttttttcctggaggatgtttttgtttgttttatgctTTAAACAGCTGATTTTCAAAGCTGCAAGACCTCAGATAGTATAAGTCTTATGTAGATAGGAAACTTTATTGTTTTCACCATGGCATGATTCTCATGACCTGCATAGCAGAATGGTTTATTTTACAGAAGAGCACAGCGGTTCCAGTCAAATATCAGAATCCCACAGTGTAAACTTACAACTGTGTAAACTTACTCTGTAAACTTACAGCTGAATACACTTGACCTGAAGACTAAGCTTATGTCTGCTTCAGCAATAACCTGGAAACACTAAAAATTGCAATGCTGCCCCAAAGAGATAGTTACTAATGCCCATTAGTAACCTCTCTTCTAGGAAATGAGCACTAATCATCCCTCTGCccacagagaaggaagaggagacagGCCAGTGTGCCCCAACATTACTGAACCCTCTGCAAGACTCACTGCAGTTATgtacctgcagccccagcacagggagctaTGGCCACTCCTGTAAAACACCTGTATGACCAAACCTGCTGCT
This region of Pithys albifrons albifrons isolate INPA30051 chromosome Z, PitAlb_v1, whole genome shotgun sequence genomic DNA includes:
- the LOC139684891 gene encoding purpurin isoform X1, whose product is MKYTQYVFLASIFSTVEDSLAQTCAVESFSVKDNFDPKRYAGKWYALAKKDPEGLFLQDNISAEYTVEEDGTMTASSKGRVKLFGFWVICADMAAQYTVPDPTTPAKMYMTYQGLASYLSSGGDNYWVIDTDYDNYAITYACRSLKEDGSCDDGYSLIFSRNPRGLPPAIQRIVRQKQEEICMSGQFQPVLQSGTLG
- the LOC139684891 gene encoding purpurin isoform X2, whose protein sequence is MKYTQYVFLASIFSTVEDSLAQTCAVESFSVKDNFDPKRYAGKWYALAKKDPEGLFLQDNISAEYTVEEDGTMTASSKGRVKLFGFWVICADMAAQYTVPDPTTPAKMYMTYQGLASYLSSGGDNYWVIDTDYDNYAITYACRSLKEDGSCDDGYSLIFSRNPRGLPPAIQRIVRQKQEEICMSGQFQPVLQSGAC